The segment caTCGCTGGCggtttatactgcaggttgctgtttatcagccttttgactgcataagtgttgtaaattggcatccacaattctatttaaattcttcttgtcggtaactagctgcaaataagcattgccagCACTATATGAGGGCTAGCAgcaaagtagccgcatattttgcaaaaatagcgtttaagtagcatttagggCAACTGAAATGTtgattggcttgcatttaaattgcatcggaaatgcttattggtgaCTTgggaggagttcgtgtatttgggatcgctggcgaccgcggacaacaacactagtaaggagatccagccgcgcatccaagcgggaaatcgggcctactttgcccttcgtaaaacgctacgctGGCCACCATGTTTTCGATGATATGTTGGAATGCGCCTAGTGCTGACTTGACTCAAGAAGGAAGTCGGTTGTATTGAAAGAGTCTACTATATGCTTAAGCAGTACCACAGGACAGTAGACAGGACGTGCATCGGACTGCAGGTACAGCTACACTTGCGTTTTCGTGCACTTACCCAGTGTGCTTTGAAACACTTCCGGAAGTGGTGCTTGATATGGTTGATGAACTGATCTTGCGTTTGTTGGATAGCGTTGACGTTGACCACAGATTGAAAAAATCCATAGCCTCGATTCCCAAAACGTTGAGTTCCGAAATGAAGATGCGACCAGTTTTGGTGACGTCGCCGATGGTGTTCTCGGTCTGACACTCAGATAAGAAGATTTAGGATACCTCCGGGAGCTTGTGACTGCTGACTCTATCGTCGGTTGAGTGGATGGTTGCACGATGCTAATCCACGTTTAGTTCGAAGTGATGGTGATGTCGGATgaatgataataaataaaataacattATTATCATTGATATAGGACGCCGTGTCTTGTTGAAGCTTGACTGCTACGCTGTTGAGCTTAACCGGAACGAGCTTTCGCTTGCTTCCAATTTTGCAAACCGTGAAAATAGCTCACGTCTTGTTCTCTTTGGGTTTTGACTGCTTCGTTGGGCCGTTGAAAATTCAGCGATTTATGAAGGACCTCAAGATGCTTCCCAATTTTTCTCTGGTCGTCAATTGTTGTAGCCGTTCTTACCATCAAGGCAATCACAGATTCACTTGGCGCATATCATATTACTCGGAAGCTTTGaaattaagtgatgtaacatcTCATTTGTTCCTCGTGCCGATTCAGGGGTAGCATCAATCTGCAGATTTCTCCGTTTTAAAGCTACTATTGCTCTATATCGCTCTGAGAACCGCTATTTTTAAATAACCTATAGTTCAAATCTGAATCCAATCGGACTTCGCGGCTTTTAATCAACTGTTTCACAGCCGCCACACGTGCTAACAGGCGGGATTTTCAAATGCTAGATGGGACAAATTTACCTATTAACATAGACAGTGAGTGGCATTTTGGAAGTTATCTAACGAGCTTTTCTACATATATTTCCTATAGTTACCAATACAACCAACATCGACGATGGTACCCCAGAATCTCCCTATGAAACCCAAACCGCTCAGTGTACGATCACATCTGGCGAAGTGGAAGCCAGTGCTCAAGCAACAATCAGCAAAACTCTCGTTGGTGTTTGCGGGACAGAGGAAATGCTGACCTCATTTCGTACTCTGGAAGCGAAACTGCTACAAGAGCTGATGAACATCCGAAGGATGATACGGGATCCTAGTTTCAATCCTCCGCCAATATCAGCGTCTGAGTTTAAAGCAATAAAACGTACCAACACCAACTTAGGAACCAGCACCGGTACAAAACTCACATCTCAGGAAACCCCAGCGGTAATTACTAGTAGTAGTACTACCGCTAAACCAGCGACGAATGGCGGTGATGTCTACTTCCCCTCAGACGATCAGGAGGATTCGTTTTCCAAATCAAATGCGGATTTAGTTAAAGAATTGTCTCCACCTGGACCACGTAAACCTGTTTCACCCCTCATCCGCGTCGGAGATCCTCAAGATGATAAAACGAGCAAACCTACCTCGAACTCACCTGTGCTGGATTTCAAGCCAATCGACAAGCCCGTACAGACGAGATTTCTAACGTTAGTAGAAACTGACGAACCATCTAACTTGGCTAAaataacttgtttttttttcgtttttcagtgGTGGCCTACGTGATTACGAAGTGTATCGATTCAATAACACCATCGTATCGAGCGGGGATGCCAAGGTGTTCAAGTACTTCTGGAAGATCGAACACTTCACCGAGCGGCTGCAGTCGAATGTGAGCATATTAACGAGTCCGGTGTTTGTGATTTCCGGTTTGAATCTGCGACTGAAAGCTACACTTAATCACAACGGAAAGGACAACATATATCTGCAATTGGAGCAACTTTCCCCGATGGATGACGAACTCAGGAAAAAGCCGAACGTGATTCTTCAGGAGGGTTCTCTGTATGGTGGTGTCGAAACGAAGAAATACCTTCGCCACAAGATTATTCTATTGAACCAGGTAGGTGTCGCACTCGCTGGTTGGGTGATTCGATTTCTCCACCTTTGTCATACGTGTCTTCTTTTACAGGGAGTACCGTTTAGCGATCTGAATTCTCACGAATTTTGGAACACAAATACAGGGTTTACAATTCCTTACCGGGCACTTCTGACTAATTCTTATTTAAAGCAGGACAAAATACTTGTTGAAGTAGTCATTTATCTATAAGTAGTGGGACCAAAACAGgttgtttacaatttttttttcatgataGTAGGTGTAATGTGTGCAAAACTGTCTATACagttttaaaacaataaactgaTAAGTACCTACACAATCTGTTTGAAATATTTACTTTCCATGATCAAACAAAGCAGCCTTGCAACATAGAATTTACAATAGAACCTATAGTGCCATAAAAGAGTATACTGTGTGTAACTAATAACTGTCCTTCGTAACTACATAGAAAATTTCAACAACTATAATACCTACTTTTAGTACAATTAGAAAAGTAACTATAACATACACACATTTCAACGAAAAGTTATTTACAAATAGAAAGTGCTGTGGTGAGATTGTGTTCACAGTTCCGGTCCCACAAAACAAATCAACAGGATTTCTTCGATAACCAGTCAACTGTCGATTACAGTTTGCACTTGCTACCCTTTGGTTTTATGTCGACGTATGGTTGCACCACCGGGTACAATGCGCGAGCCGATTTGAACCCAACTAGGTCGCAAATTTTAACGAAGTCCTTCACGTTTGTGGTATCATTTGCATTTTGTTCGACGGTTTCGGCCGGCGCATCCTTACCGGCAGCACCACCCTCCGCAGTCGAGATCACATGGATGGACAGTGTCCGCCGTGATGGTGCGCCCAGGACAATGAATTCCTGAAAGGAAACGGAAAAAGGGGATTCATATTATATTAAAATCGTTTTTCTGGACGCATGTCCTAGCATGCATAGCTGAGCATAAAATGAGCATCAAAATATTGCCATTAACAGTGTAGCAGAGGACATTATCGGGCACATGGCCCGAAACAACTGGTATGATGATGAAGGTAGGCTGATAATAGATGAGGAAAGCGCTGCGCGGTCGGCATTACTATACAATGCCactcgtcagaacgtggaaagacacagacAGAGGAAGCAGCGAGCTCACATCTTCCGGGAGAACAAGCGCTGCCTGGCAGAGCAGCAGTATGCGCAGTTGGCGCAGCAGCACCGTTCTCGAAAAACGCCAAAGTTCTACGAGAAACtgcaaaggttttgtgccgcgaACCCAAATGTGCAGGCGTAAGAATGGTCATATCTTGACGGGCGATCATGAGGTGACAGAAAGATGGAAGTAACCTTCGATGAACACTCCTacctctacctcctcgtggtaccatccgggatacgtaccatagtggaaatcggacaaccggtggtatctagggtcgtatgcggataGAGGGggtactcatgcgaaggctgagtgtaaactctccacCTGCAAATgatggatctcggtagaagcatgttcaatgaacctgaaaatactgagaacctgagcagagggtccaaagcccccaaa is part of the Sabethes cyaneus chromosome 2, idSabCyanKW18_F2, whole genome shotgun sequence genome and harbors:
- the LOC128735289 gene encoding uncharacterized protein LOC128735289, which translates into the protein MTTLAKTVPFGFAILIAFAAFTCTSGADLQVTNTTNIDDGTPESPYETQTAQCTITSGEVEASAQATISKTLVGVCGTEEMLTSFRTLEAKLLQELMNIRRMIRDPSFNPPPISASEFKAIKRTNTNLGTSTGTKLTSQETPAVITSSSTTAKPATNGGDVYFPSDDQEDSFSKSNADLVKELSPPGPRKPVSPLIRVGDPQDDKTSKPTSNSPVLDFKPIDKPVQTRFLTGGLRDYEVYRFNNTIVSSGDAKVFKYFWKIEHFTERLQSNVSILTSPVFVISGLNLRLKATLNHNGKDNIYLQLEQLSPMDDELRKKPNVILQEGSLYGGVETKKYLRHKIILLNQGVPFSDLNSHEFWNTNTGFTIPYRALLTNSYLKQDKILVEVVIYL